A section of the Neorhizobium galegae bv. orientalis str. HAMBI 540 genome encodes:
- a CDS encoding extracellular solute-binding protein has product MSLWTSAATAQEPKWRHGMAVVGDLKLPADFKQLPYVDANAPKSGELRLGDEGTFDNLNLVIDRGTAASGVSLIYDTLMKRSEDEVFGTYGLLAEAVSYPDDVSSVTFRLKQEAKWADGQPVTPEDVIFSLEKLKEHSALYSGYYRHVTGAEKTGDREVTFRFDEKDNRELPSIVGDFPILPKHWWQGKDAQGNQRDISRTTLEPPMGSGPYKISAVQPGSGIRYELRDDYWGKNLPINLGQYNFRTISYTYFSDADVEFEAFRAGNIDYRQENSSSRWVTRYDFDAVKDGRVIKEALTNPFKAVGVMQAFVPNMRRDIFKDARVREALNYAYDFEDLNKNLAYGGLKRVDSFFWGTELASSGLPQGKELEILNGLKDKIPARVFTTPYTNPVGGDPNKVRDNLRTAIGLLKEAGWELKGNRMLNAKTGQPLGFEILLNSQSQERTVTPYVTSLKKIGIDARLRIVDASQYINRVRSFDYDMMYGVWAQTMNPGNEQADYWGSASVSRPGSRNYAGIADPAVDQLISMITAAQSREDQVAAVKAMDRVLLANHYVVPMFYSGEARIAYWNRITHPQRLPEYSIGFPETWSAKSPAK; this is encoded by the coding sequence ATGTCCCTCTGGACATCCGCGGCGACCGCCCAGGAGCCGAAATGGCGGCATGGCATGGCTGTCGTCGGTGACCTGAAGCTGCCGGCAGACTTCAAGCAGCTCCCCTATGTCGATGCGAACGCGCCGAAGTCCGGTGAACTGCGCCTCGGCGACGAAGGAACGTTCGACAACCTCAACCTCGTGATCGACCGGGGTACCGCGGCTTCGGGTGTCAGCCTGATCTACGACACGCTCATGAAGCGGTCGGAGGACGAGGTTTTCGGTACCTACGGCCTTTTGGCCGAGGCCGTGTCCTATCCGGACGACGTGTCTTCGGTGACGTTCCGATTGAAGCAGGAGGCGAAATGGGCGGATGGGCAGCCGGTCACCCCGGAGGACGTGATCTTCAGCCTGGAGAAGCTGAAGGAGCATAGCGCCCTCTATTCCGGCTACTATCGGCACGTCACGGGTGCTGAAAAGACCGGCGACCGCGAGGTGACCTTCCGCTTCGACGAAAAGGACAATCGCGAACTGCCCTCGATCGTCGGAGATTTTCCGATCCTGCCGAAGCACTGGTGGCAAGGCAAGGATGCACAGGGCAACCAGCGCGACATTTCCCGCACCACCTTGGAGCCGCCCATGGGGTCCGGCCCCTACAAGATCAGCGCCGTTCAGCCGGGCTCCGGCATCCGCTACGAACTGCGCGACGACTACTGGGGCAAGAACCTGCCGATCAATCTCGGCCAATATAACTTCCGGACGATCAGCTACACCTATTTTTCCGATGCCGACGTGGAATTCGAGGCTTTCCGGGCTGGCAACATCGATTACCGCCAGGAAAACAGTTCGAGCCGCTGGGTCACGCGGTACGATTTCGATGCGGTGAAGGATGGGCGGGTCATCAAGGAAGCTCTGACCAACCCGTTCAAGGCCGTCGGCGTCATGCAGGCTTTCGTGCCGAACATGCGGCGCGACATATTCAAGGATGCGCGGGTCCGCGAGGCGCTGAACTATGCCTACGACTTCGAGGATCTCAACAAGAACCTCGCCTATGGAGGCCTGAAGCGGGTCGACAGTTTTTTCTGGGGCACCGAGCTTGCTTCGTCCGGCCTGCCGCAGGGAAAAGAGCTGGAGATCCTCAACGGGTTGAAGGACAAGATTCCGGCGAGGGTGTTCACAACTCCGTACACCAACCCCGTCGGCGGCGACCCGAACAAGGTGCGCGATAACCTGCGCACCGCCATCGGCCTGCTGAAGGAGGCCGGATGGGAACTGAAGGGCAACCGGATGCTCAATGCCAAGACCGGACAGCCCTTGGGTTTCGAAATTCTCCTGAACAGCCAGTCGCAGGAGCGCACCGTGACGCCCTATGTGACAAGTCTCAAGAAAATAGGCATCGATGCCCGGCTCCGGATAGTCGACGCATCGCAATATATCAATCGAGTCCGCAGCTTCGACTACGACATGATGTACGGGGTTTGGGCCCAGACCATGAACCCCGGCAACGAACAGGCGGACTATTGGGGATCGGCGTCCGTTAGCCGGCCTGGATCGCGCAATTATGCAGGTATCGCCGATCCGGCGGTGGATCAGTTGATCAGCATGATTACCGCTGCCCAGAGCCGGGAGGATCAGGTGGCGGCCGTCAAGGCGATGGACCGGGTGCTGCTCGCCAACCACTATGTCGTTCCGATGTTCTATTCCGGCGAAGCGAGGATCGCCTACTGGAACCGCATCACGCATCCGCAGAGACTGCCGGAATACAGCATAGGTTTCCCCGAGACCTGGTCGGCCAAAAGCCCTGCCAAATGA
- a CDS encoding microcin C ABC transporter permease YejB yields the protein MGAYILRRLLLMIPTIVGIMAISFLVVQFAPGGPVEQVIAQIQGQDTGDRLSGGGGDILQQQGGGEESRYRGAQGLDPEFIKKLEKQFGFDKPPATRFLEMMWNYIRFDFGESFFRNTSVLDLIIDKMPVSISLGFWILIVSYLISIPLGIRKAVKDGSTFDVWTSGVIIIGYAVPSFLFGILLIVLFAGGSFFDWFPLRGLVSDNFSELSWWEKVIDYFWHLTLPLIAMSLSAFATTTLLTKNSFIDEIKKQYVTTARAKGLNERQVLYGHVFRNAMLIVIAGFPGAFISAFFTGSLLIENIFSLDGLGRLGYLAIVNRDYPIVFGTLYIFSLMGLFVSLISDLIYTWIDPRIDFERRDV from the coding sequence ATGGGCGCCTATATTCTTCGCCGTCTCCTGCTGATGATACCGACGATCGTCGGCATCATGGCGATTTCATTCCTCGTCGTGCAGTTCGCGCCGGGCGGACCTGTCGAACAGGTGATCGCCCAGATCCAGGGTCAGGACACCGGTGATCGGCTTTCCGGCGGTGGCGGCGACATACTCCAGCAACAGGGCGGAGGCGAGGAAAGCCGTTACCGTGGCGCCCAGGGCCTCGATCCGGAATTCATCAAGAAGCTCGAAAAGCAGTTCGGTTTCGACAAGCCGCCGGCGACGCGCTTCCTCGAAATGATGTGGAATTACATCCGCTTCGATTTCGGCGAGAGCTTCTTCCGCAATACCTCGGTCCTCGACCTGATCATCGACAAGATGCCGGTATCGATCTCGCTTGGCTTCTGGATCCTGATCGTCTCCTATCTGATCTCGATTCCCTTAGGCATCCGCAAGGCAGTCAAGGACGGCTCGACCTTTGACGTCTGGACCTCCGGCGTGATCATCATCGGTTATGCGGTGCCGAGTTTCCTGTTTGGCATCCTGCTGATCGTGCTCTTCGCAGGCGGTTCCTTCTTCGACTGGTTCCCGCTGCGCGGCCTGGTTTCGGACAATTTTTCAGAACTTTCCTGGTGGGAAAAGGTCATCGACTATTTCTGGCACCTGACATTGCCGTTGATCGCCATGTCGCTGTCGGCCTTCGCCACCACCACGCTGCTGACCAAGAACTCGTTCATCGACGAGATCAAGAAACAGTATGTGACGACGGCGCGTGCCAAGGGCCTCAACGAGCGGCAGGTGCTCTACGGCCACGTTTTCCGCAACGCCATGCTGATCGTCATCGCGGGCTTTCCCGGCGCTTTCATCTCCGCCTTCTTCACCGGCTCGCTGCTGATCGAGAACATCTTCTCGCTGGATGGACTGGGGCGTCTCGGTTATCTCGCGATCGTCAACCGCGATTACCCGATCGTTTTCGGCACGCTCTACATCTTCTCGCTGATGGGCCTGTTCGTCAGCCTGATTTCCGACCTGATCTATACCTGGATAGATCCGCGCATCGATTTCGAGCGGAGGGATGTCTGA
- a CDS encoding ABC transporter permease, with product MEATAAKTAVQTPQKRPWITPTNRRRLANFRANKRGYWSFWLFMVLFVLSLFAEFIANDRPIVASYKGEILYPVLVDYPEEKFGGFLATTDYRSDYIQQEIEANGWMVWPPIRYSYQTVNSNIPHSAPTEPFWLMEKADRCAAYPQKDQDPNCILGNLNWLGTDDQARDVTARMIYGFRISVLFGLVLTICSAVIGVTAGAVQGYFGGWTDLLMQRFIEIWSSMPVLYILLIIASILPPGFFVLLGILLLFSWVGFVGVVRAEFLRARNFEYVRAARALGVGNWTIMSRHLLPNAMVATLTFLPFILSGSIATLTSLDFLGFGLPAGSPSLGEMISQGKNNLQAPWLGFSAFFTMSIMLSLLIFIGEAVRDAFDPRKTFG from the coding sequence ATGGAGGCAACCGCCGCAAAGACCGCCGTGCAGACGCCGCAGAAGCGGCCCTGGATCACGCCGACCAACCGCCGCCGGCTCGCCAATTTCCGTGCTAACAAACGCGGTTACTGGTCCTTCTGGCTGTTCATGGTCCTTTTCGTGCTCAGCCTGTTTGCAGAATTCATCGCCAACGACCGGCCGATCGTCGCCTCCTACAAGGGCGAGATCCTCTACCCGGTCCTGGTGGACTATCCGGAAGAGAAGTTCGGCGGCTTCCTGGCAACGACCGATTACCGCTCCGATTACATCCAGCAGGAAATCGAGGCGAACGGCTGGATGGTCTGGCCGCCGATCCGCTATTCCTACCAGACGGTCAATTCCAACATCCCCCATTCGGCGCCGACCGAACCCTTCTGGCTGATGGAGAAGGCGGATCGCTGCGCCGCCTATCCGCAGAAGGATCAGGACCCGAACTGCATCCTCGGCAACCTGAACTGGCTGGGCACCGACGACCAGGCACGCGACGTGACCGCCCGCATGATCTACGGCTTCCGCATCTCCGTCCTGTTCGGCCTGGTGCTGACGATCTGCTCGGCAGTAATCGGCGTGACGGCCGGCGCGGTCCAGGGTTATTTCGGCGGCTGGACGGACCTGCTGATGCAGCGGTTCATCGAGATCTGGTCATCCATGCCGGTTCTCTACATCCTGCTGATCATCGCCTCGATCCTGCCACCGGGCTTCTTCGTCCTGCTCGGCATCCTCCTGCTTTTCTCCTGGGTCGGTTTCGTCGGCGTGGTGCGCGCCGAGTTCCTGCGGGCTCGGAATTTCGAATATGTCCGCGCCGCCCGCGCGCTCGGCGTCGGCAATTGGACGATAATGTCCCGGCATCTTCTGCCGAACGCCATGGTCGCGACGCTGACCTTCCTGCCCTTCATCCTGTCGGGTTCGATCGCGACGCTGACCTCGCTCGACTTCCTGGGCTTCGGCCTGCCGGCAGGCTCTCCGTCCCTCGGCGAGATGATTTCGCAGGGCAAGAACAACCTGCAGGCGCCATGGCTCGGCTTCTCCGCCTTCTTCACCATGTCCATCATGCTGTCGCTGCTGATCTTCATCGGGGAAGCGGTGCGCGATGCCTTCGATCCGAGAAAGACGTTCGGATGA
- a CDS encoding type II toxin-antitoxin system VapC family toxin, whose product MRGLGKIYLDTNIFILAFENNSEISTALANLLSIDHHSRRFATSELTLSELLVKPYRDGNDSAIDRYEGLIQTNEWLEVLPVGRQMLWYAAILRSQNVGLKLPDSIHISTAFGAGCTHLLTADMGLKDIYEITHFRYGLTKGSSPLTVLRPDETTLSSLIESLGR is encoded by the coding sequence ATGCGCGGGCTCGGAAAAATCTATCTGGATACCAATATCTTCATTCTGGCATTTGAGAACAACAGCGAAATCAGCACCGCGTTGGCCAACCTCCTTTCGATAGACCACCATTCCCGGCGTTTCGCCACCAGCGAACTGACATTGTCCGAGTTGTTGGTTAAGCCGTATCGAGACGGAAATGATAGCGCCATCGACAGATATGAGGGGCTGATTCAGACAAATGAATGGCTCGAAGTGCTCCCCGTTGGCAGGCAGATGTTGTGGTACGCCGCGATCCTAAGGTCTCAAAACGTGGGGCTGAAACTTCCGGACTCGATCCATATTTCCACCGCGTTCGGTGCCGGCTGCACGCACCTGCTCACCGCCGATATGGGACTGAAAGACATCTACGAAATTACGCATTTTCGCTACGGTCTGACGAAGGGTAGCTCACCCTTAACAGTCCTTCGCCCAGACGAAACGACGCTTAGTTCCCTCATCGAAAGCCTTGGCCGATGA
- a CDS encoding ABC transporter ATP-binding protein, translating to MTEPLLSVRDLSVAFHQGGDTSIAVDRVSFDIHPGEVMALVGESGSGKSVTANSILKLLPYPSASHPSGEILFDGKDMLKASEPELRRVRGNDVTMIFQEPMTSLNPLHSIEKQIGEILELHHGINGQAVRIRTLELLNQVGIREPEKRLKAYPHELSGGQRQRVMIAMALANRPKLLIADEPTTALDVTVQAQILDLLRGLKGEHGMSMLFITHDLGIVRKFADRVCVMTKGKIVETGTVEEVFTNPQHAYTRHLLASEPRGEPPPTDPSKPVVMEGKDIRVWFPIKAGFLRKVVDHVKAVDGVDLELRAGETLGVVGESGSGKTTLGLALARLISSQGRIAFIGTDIDKFSFKEMRPFRDRLQVVFQDPYGSLSPRMSVGDIVAEGLKVHERSLSADGRDERVAWALTEVGLDPATRWRYPHEFSGGQRQRIAIARAMVLKPRFVMLDEPTSALDMTVQAQVVDLLRDLQKKHDLAYLFISHDLKVVKALANHVIVMRLGKVVEEGPADQIFQAPKQDYTRALMAAAFHLEAVETEALNQ from the coding sequence ATGACAGAGCCGCTTCTTTCCGTCCGCGATCTCTCCGTGGCCTTCCACCAGGGCGGCGATACCTCGATCGCCGTCGACAGGGTCTCTTTCGACATCCACCCCGGCGAGGTGATGGCGCTGGTCGGGGAATCCGGCTCCGGCAAGTCGGTGACGGCCAATTCGATCCTCAAGCTACTGCCGTATCCTTCGGCAAGCCATCCGTCCGGCGAGATACTGTTCGACGGCAAGGATATGCTGAAGGCATCCGAGCCGGAACTCCGGAGGGTGCGGGGCAACGATGTGACGATGATCTTCCAGGAGCCGATGACCTCGCTCAATCCGCTTCATTCGATCGAAAAACAGATCGGCGAAATTCTTGAGCTTCACCACGGAATCAACGGCCAGGCAGTGCGCATCCGCACGCTCGAACTCCTGAACCAGGTCGGTATACGCGAGCCGGAAAAGCGGCTGAAAGCCTACCCGCACGAGCTGTCCGGTGGCCAGCGCCAGCGCGTGATGATCGCCATGGCGCTTGCCAATCGACCCAAGCTGCTGATCGCCGATGAACCGACCACGGCGCTCGACGTCACCGTGCAGGCGCAGATTCTCGATCTTCTGCGCGGGCTGAAGGGCGAGCACGGCATGTCCATGCTGTTCATCACCCACGACCTGGGCATCGTTCGCAAGTTCGCCGATCGTGTCTGCGTCATGACCAAGGGCAAGATCGTCGAGACCGGAACGGTGGAGGAGGTCTTCACCAATCCGCAGCACGCCTATACGCGCCATCTGCTCGCCTCCGAACCGCGCGGCGAGCCGCCGCCGACCGATCCCTCAAAGCCGGTGGTGATGGAAGGCAAGGACATCCGTGTCTGGTTCCCGATCAAGGCGGGCTTCCTGCGCAAGGTGGTCGATCATGTGAAGGCAGTCGATGGCGTCGATCTCGAACTGCGGGCCGGCGAGACGCTCGGCGTCGTCGGCGAATCCGGCTCCGGGAAGACGACGCTGGGTCTGGCGCTCGCAAGGCTCATCTCCTCGCAGGGCCGCATCGCCTTTATCGGAACGGACATAGACAAGTTCTCCTTCAAGGAGATGCGACCGTTCCGCGACCGTCTGCAGGTGGTCTTCCAGGATCCCTATGGGTCGCTTAGCCCCCGCATGTCGGTCGGCGATATCGTCGCCGAAGGGCTCAAGGTCCACGAAAGGTCGCTCTCCGCCGATGGCCGGGACGAGCGCGTCGCCTGGGCTTTGACCGAGGTCGGCCTCGATCCCGCCACCCGCTGGCGTTATCCGCACGAATTTTCCGGTGGCCAGCGGCAGCGTATCGCGATCGCCCGCGCCATGGTGCTGAAACCGCGTTTCGTGATGCTCGACGAGCCAACCTCGGCGCTCGACATGACGGTACAGGCGCAGGTCGTCGACCTCCTGCGCGACCTGCAGAAGAAGCATGATCTCGCCTATCTCTTCATCAGCCACGATCTGAAGGTCGTAAAGGCGCTCGCCAACCACGTCATCGTCATGCGGCTCGGCAAGGTGGTGGAAGAAGGTCCAGCCGACCAGATCTTCCAGGCGCCGAAACAGGATTATACCCGCGCGCTGATGGCCGCCGCCTTCCATCTCGAAGCGGTCGAAACCGAAGCCCTCAATCAGTAG
- a CDS encoding 2-hydroxyacid dehydrogenase, translating into MPAKHPVVIDLKFERREIDAALADAFAGRQVLRASDPRIDLSQARYAVIWKPDPNLFQRAPKLEVLFSGGAGVDYILTMPGLPDVPIVRFVDESLTTRMSEWVVLQALSHLRQVPAYLGQQRERQWRELSQPEAKDLTVGVMGLGVLGLDSVRKLKVMGFDVIGWSRSKKTIEGVETFDGGELDAFLARTDILVGLLPLTPETGGIFNASLFTKLRQGGALGKPVFINAGRGGSQVESDLVAALDSGILGGASLDVFEKEPLGADSPLWTTDNVIITPHAASASDVRALFRNAETQMERYEAGDPLQHVVDRRAGY; encoded by the coding sequence ATGCCCGCCAAACATCCGGTCGTCATCGACCTCAAGTTCGAACGCCGCGAGATCGATGCAGCACTTGCCGACGCTTTCGCCGGTCGCCAGGTGCTGCGCGCTTCCGATCCGCGTATCGATCTTTCGCAAGCCCGATACGCGGTGATCTGGAAGCCGGATCCGAACCTGTTCCAGCGGGCGCCGAAGCTGGAGGTCCTGTTTTCCGGCGGCGCCGGGGTCGACTATATCCTCACCATGCCCGGCCTGCCTGACGTCCCGATCGTCCGTTTCGTCGATGAAAGCCTGACGACGCGGATGAGCGAATGGGTCGTGTTGCAGGCCCTGAGCCACCTCCGGCAGGTGCCGGCCTATCTCGGCCAGCAGCGCGAACGCCAGTGGCGCGAACTCTCCCAGCCGGAGGCAAAGGACCTGACCGTCGGCGTCATGGGCCTTGGCGTGCTCGGCCTGGATTCGGTCCGGAAGCTGAAGGTCATGGGTTTCGACGTGATTGGCTGGTCGCGCAGCAAAAAGACGATCGAAGGCGTCGAGACTTTCGATGGCGGCGAACTCGATGCTTTCCTTGCCCGCACCGATATTCTGGTCGGCCTTCTGCCGCTGACGCCGGAGACGGGCGGCATCTTCAATGCCTCGCTGTTTACAAAGCTTCGCCAGGGCGGCGCCCTGGGCAAGCCGGTCTTCATCAATGCCGGACGCGGCGGCAGCCAGGTGGAGAGCGATCTTGTTGCTGCGCTCGACAGCGGCATTCTGGGTGGCGCGTCGCTGGATGTGTTCGAGAAAGAACCGCTCGGTGCGGATAGCCCGCTCTGGACGACGGACAACGTCATCATTACCCCCCACGCGGCTTCCGCGTCCGATGTAAGGGCGCTGTTTCGCAATGCGGAGACCCAGATGGAACGCTACGAGGCGGGCGACCCCTTGCAGCACGTCGTGGATCGCCGGGCGGGCTACTGA
- the pncB gene encoding nicotinate phosphoribosyltransferase: MTKTDIASRVYNHTWKLDPIIRSLIDTDFYKLLMLQMIWKLYPDVDATFSLINRTTSVKLAQEIDEGALREQLDHARTVGLSKKEMIWLAGNTFYGRKQIFEPEFLNWLSTYKLPEYELSKRDGQYELTFHGKWMETTLWEIPALAIINELRSRSAMRSLGFFTLDVLYARAKAKMWEKVERLQALPGLRISDFGTRRRHSFLWQRWCVEALKEGIGPAFTGTSNVLLAMDSDLEAVGTNAHELPMVAAALAETDEQLRASPYQVLKDWNRLYGGNLLIVLPDAFGTAAFLRDAPDWVADWTGFRPDSAPPIEGGEKIVAWWKKMGRNPKEKLLIFSDGLDVDAIIDTYRHFEGRVRMSFGWGTNLTNDFAGCAPHEIAGLMPISIVCKVSEANGRPAVKLSDNPRKATGDPAEVERYLKFFGQEDRVDQVVLV; the protein is encoded by the coding sequence ATGACCAAGACCGATATCGCGAGCAGGGTTTATAACCACACCTGGAAACTCGACCCGATCATCCGCAGTCTGATCGATACGGATTTCTACAAGCTCCTGATGCTGCAGATGATCTGGAAGCTCTATCCGGATGTGGACGCCACCTTTTCGCTGATCAACCGTACGACCAGCGTCAAGCTGGCGCAGGAGATCGACGAAGGCGCGCTGCGCGAACAGCTCGACCATGCCCGCACGGTGGGTTTGTCGAAGAAGGAGATGATCTGGCTCGCGGGTAACACGTTTTATGGCCGCAAGCAGATCTTCGAGCCGGAATTTTTGAACTGGCTGTCGACCTACAAGCTGCCGGAATACGAACTTTCGAAGCGTGACGGCCAGTACGAACTGACTTTCCACGGCAAGTGGATGGAAACGACGCTCTGGGAAATCCCGGCACTCGCGATCATCAACGAGTTGCGCTCCCGTTCCGCCATGCGCTCGCTCGGCTTCTTCACGCTCGATGTGCTTTATGCGCGGGCCAAGGCCAAGATGTGGGAAAAGGTCGAGAGGCTGCAGGCATTGCCGGGCCTGCGCATCTCCGATTTCGGCACACGCCGCCGCCACAGTTTCCTGTGGCAGCGCTGGTGTGTCGAAGCGCTCAAGGAAGGCATCGGCCCGGCGTTTACCGGCACCAGCAACGTCCTGCTGGCGATGGACTCCGATCTCGAAGCGGTGGGGACCAATGCGCACGAGCTGCCGATGGTGGCTGCGGCACTCGCCGAGACTGACGAGCAGCTGCGCGCCTCCCCTTACCAGGTCCTGAAGGACTGGAACCGGCTTTATGGCGGCAACCTTCTCATTGTCCTGCCGGACGCTTTCGGCACGGCGGCGTTCCTGCGCGACGCGCCCGACTGGGTGGCGGACTGGACCGGTTTCCGCCCCGACAGCGCTCCGCCGATAGAAGGCGGCGAAAAGATCGTCGCCTGGTGGAAGAAGATGGGCCGCAACCCCAAGGAAAAGCTGCTGATCTTTTCCGACGGGCTGGACGTCGATGCGATCATCGATACCTACCGGCATTTTGAGGGCCGCGTGCGCATGAGTTTCGGCTGGGGCACCAACCTCACCAATGATTTCGCCGGCTGCGCGCCTCACGAGATTGCCGGTCTGATGCCGATCTCCATCGTCTGCAAGGTGAGCGAGGCGAACGGCCGGCCGGCCGTAAAACTCTCGGACAATCCGCGCAAGGCGACCGGAGACCCGGCCGAGGTGGAGCGTTACCTGAAATTCTTCGGCCAGGAAGACCGCGTCGACCAGGTCGTCCTGGTCTGA
- a CDS encoding DUF1236 domain-containing protein — protein sequence MKKIILASCAILAASFATQAGAQQGTVNGAAGGAVTGAIVGGPVGAAVGGVVGAVAGTAIDPPPREVVTYVQEQPAPTTSVVVEQPIAVGKPIPQSVVVTPVPSNPRYAYTVVNNQRVIVDPQTHTVVQVLR from the coding sequence ATGAAGAAGATCATCCTGGCGTCCTGCGCCATTCTTGCCGCTTCCTTCGCAACCCAGGCCGGCGCACAGCAAGGCACCGTCAACGGCGCCGCCGGTGGTGCGGTGACCGGCGCAATCGTCGGCGGCCCTGTCGGCGCTGCAGTCGGCGGTGTTGTCGGCGCCGTTGCCGGCACTGCCATCGATCCGCCGCCGCGCGAGGTCGTCACCTATGTGCAGGAGCAGCCTGCCCCGACCACATCCGTGGTGGTCGAACAGCCGATAGCTGTCGGCAAGCCAATCCCGCAGAGTGTGGTCGTGACCCCGGTGCCAAGCAATCCGAGATATGCCTACACGGTAGTCAATAACCAGCGCGTGATCGTCGATCCGCAGACCCATACAGTGGTTCAGGTCCTGCGATAG
- a CDS encoding alpha/beta fold hydrolase, which translates to MKATDKKIDTRHGRIRVSDTEGAGLPLLFLHGAGTCRKVFERQCRPHLLERTRIIALDLPGHGDSDDAEDPEIAYSLTGMIDTIDEVLVSLGVRQLAIFGWGLGGHLAIEMLGRSRLVEGLLLSGTPPVSRGLIGALRGFHPSVDLLFATKQHWSEREFKRFEQLCLGHSATPDIRNAIARADGQLRSIFSQSIIRGDGHDQRRTVLHAEVPVFLVNGADDPFIRRGYVAGFEDHARNRFVELIEGAGHAAFREKPEPFNGLLDRFIDKVLENRSDKTPRVAASRQAG; encoded by the coding sequence GTGAAAGCGACGGACAAGAAGATCGATACCAGGCATGGCCGCATCCGGGTCAGCGATACCGAGGGGGCAGGCTTACCCCTGCTTTTCCTCCACGGCGCCGGCACCTGCCGGAAAGTCTTCGAGCGGCAATGTCGCCCTCATCTCCTTGAGCGAACCCGCATCATCGCCCTCGACTTGCCGGGGCACGGCGATTCGGATGACGCGGAGGATCCGGAAATCGCCTATTCGCTTACCGGCATGATCGACACGATCGACGAGGTACTTGTCAGCCTCGGTGTACGCCAGCTGGCAATATTCGGATGGGGGCTTGGTGGCCACCTGGCCATCGAGATGCTCGGCCGAAGCCGTCTGGTCGAGGGCTTGCTGCTCTCCGGCACGCCGCCGGTCTCTCGAGGCTTGATCGGTGCCCTGCGCGGCTTCCATCCTTCCGTCGATCTCCTCTTTGCCACCAAGCAGCACTGGTCCGAGCGCGAGTTCAAGCGCTTCGAGCAGCTTTGCCTCGGCCACAGCGCGACGCCGGATATCCGCAATGCCATCGCGCGCGCCGACGGCCAACTCCGGTCGATCTTCTCCCAGAGCATCATCCGCGGTGACGGCCACGACCAGCGGCGCACCGTGCTCCATGCCGAGGTTCCGGTCTTCCTGGTCAACGGCGCGGACGATCCCTTCATCCGCCGAGGCTATGTCGCCGGTTTCGAGGATCATGCCCGCAACCGTTTCGTGGAATTGATCGAAGGCGCAGGTCATGCTGCGTTCCGTGAAAAACCCGAGCCGTTCAACGGCCTCCTCGATCGATTTATCGATAAGGTTCTGGAAAATAGATCGGACAAGACACCCCGCGTGGCGGCTTCGCGACAAGCGGGCTAG
- a CDS encoding response regulator encodes MEYRFLIVEDSLLVAMDIEDAIHRSGHDVVGIAPDMTVALNYTRDTDIAFVDVRLADGETGPEIAKTLAECGIVVIMITGNPGLVAAGVSGVLGVMAKPLTDQASMDLIQFAVDRKNGRPGVPPARLRLFH; translated from the coding sequence TTGGAATATCGTTTCCTGATCGTCGAAGACAGCCTGCTGGTCGCAATGGATATCGAGGACGCCATCCATCGAAGCGGCCATGACGTCGTCGGAATAGCCCCTGACATGACCGTGGCGCTGAACTATACCCGTGACACGGATATCGCCTTCGTGGACGTGCGGCTTGCCGATGGCGAGACCGGCCCGGAGATCGCCAAGACACTGGCGGAATGCGGCATTGTGGTGATCATGATTACCGGCAATCCGGGGCTGGTGGCGGCGGGTGTCTCCGGCGTTCTGGGCGTAATGGCAAAACCGCTGACCGACCAGGCTTCCATGGACCTCATCCAGTTCGCCGTCGATCGCAAGAACGGCCGGCCGGGCGTGCCGCCGGCGCGGCTGCGGCTCTTTCACTGA